In Desulfonatronospira thiodismutans ASO3-1, a single window of DNA contains:
- a CDS encoding DUF5752 family protein: MQSAKQIHPDLFNRGESMNISNLSQPEPFALKDCALITIATGRKAHTLAELRDHIRDVNLDSVYHHFWGGLLGARFEEREFNNDFAVWCRRQLREQALAEQLAVIDPVEHRDLEDLRRELLETIEGRLDESETAHWLQAFRPFEFIRSQLVIFDTGTRLARPEALAEVIPELSTGTIFYHFIDARRRVPGGLDDFSYWLMGFEEPYFELRRGLAGIDPFFSSLSSIREEMTRVCLECRDRGDKS; this comes from the coding sequence ATGCAAAGCGCTAAACAGATACATCCAGACCTTTTCAATAGAGGTGAATCCATGAACATCAGCAATCTATCCCAGCCCGAGCCTTTCGCCCTCAAGGATTGCGCCCTCATCACCATCGCCACCGGACGCAAGGCCCATACCCTGGCCGAACTCCGGGATCACATCAGGGATGTGAATCTCGACAGTGTCTACCACCATTTCTGGGGAGGGCTGCTGGGGGCGCGCTTTGAAGAGCGCGAATTCAACAATGATTTTGCCGTATGGTGCCGCAGGCAGCTGCGGGAACAGGCCCTGGCCGAGCAGCTGGCTGTAATCGATCCGGTGGAACACCGGGATCTGGAGGATCTGCGCCGTGAACTCCTGGAGACCATCGAGGGAAGGCTGGATGAGAGCGAAACAGCGCACTGGCTGCAGGCATTCCGGCCCTTTGAGTTTATCCGTTCTCAGCTGGTCATCTTTGACACCGGAACCCGCCTTGCCCGGCCAGAAGCACTGGCCGAGGTTATCCCCGAACTTTCTACGGGCACCATCTTTTATCACTTCATTGACGCCCGGCGTCGGGTGCCCGGTGGTCTGGATGATTTCAGCTACTGGCTTATGGGTTTTGAGGAGCCGTACTTTGAACTGCGCCGGGGACTGGCCGGGATAGATCCCTTCTTTTCCAGTCTGAGCAGTATACGCGAGGAAATGACCAGGGTCTGTCTGGAATGCCGGGACAGGGGGGATAAATCATGA
- a CDS encoding glycosyltransferase: MSSLLDAYAKVAGQDVVSHLKQLAAPLRGMKVVHVNSTRKGGGVAEILEKLVPLSAELGLDVRWEVISGNEQFYQCTKAMHNALQGLAAPISRPLLDVYEQINLENAQELRAVLEEADFVFIHDPQPAPLLGLCPGRKGRWVWRCHIDASRPYRPVWRYLRDHVSGYDASVFSLPDFAQALPHPEYIIPPSIDPLSDKNIDLPQEEIEDVRKEFGLDPERSLVLQVSRFDRFKDPVGVVEAHRLARKFTPGLQLVLAGGTADDDPEGEAVLTEVRAAAGDDPDVKILLLPPDAHRKINALQRMADIVIQKSVKEGFGLTVTEGLWKGRPVIGGDTGGIRLQVINYHTGFLVRTPQGAALRIRYLLHRRDRMQEMGDKAREFVRENFLLTRHLREYLTLMVGLENGAGYRIELG, from the coding sequence ATGAGCAGCCTTCTTGATGCGTATGCCAAGGTGGCGGGACAGGATGTAGTATCCCATCTGAAACAGCTGGCAGCCCCACTGCGGGGGATGAAGGTGGTCCATGTCAACTCCACCCGCAAAGGGGGAGGGGTGGCCGAGATCCTGGAAAAACTGGTGCCTCTGAGTGCTGAGCTGGGCCTGGACGTTCGCTGGGAGGTCATAAGCGGCAACGAACAATTTTATCAGTGCACCAAGGCCATGCACAATGCTTTGCAGGGGCTGGCCGCACCAATTTCCCGGCCCCTGCTGGACGTTTATGAACAGATCAACCTGGAAAATGCCCAGGAACTTCGCGCTGTCCTGGAAGAAGCTGACTTTGTTTTCATTCATGATCCCCAGCCCGCACCTCTTCTGGGTCTTTGTCCCGGGCGAAAGGGGCGCTGGGTGTGGCGCTGCCACATTGACGCCAGCCGTCCTTACCGTCCGGTATGGCGTTACCTGCGTGATCATGTGTCAGGGTATGATGCAAGCGTTTTTTCCCTGCCGGATTTTGCCCAGGCCCTGCCTCATCCGGAATATATCATTCCCCCCAGTATTGATCCTTTAAGTGACAAGAATATTGATCTGCCTCAGGAGGAGATAGAAGATGTACGCAAGGAGTTCGGCCTGGACCCGGAGCGCTCCCTGGTTCTTCAGGTGTCTCGTTTTGACCGCTTCAAAGACCCGGTGGGGGTAGTGGAGGCCCATCGTCTGGCCAGAAAATTTACGCCCGGGCTGCAATTGGTCCTGGCCGGAGGCACGGCTGACGATGATCCTGAGGGCGAGGCCGTTCTTACGGAAGTCCGGGCCGCAGCAGGGGATGATCCAGACGTCAAGATTCTGCTTCTGCCGCCGGATGCCCACCGAAAGATCAATGCCCTGCAGCGCATGGCCGATATCGTCATTCAGAAATCCGTCAAGGAAGGTTTCGGCCTCACAGTGACCGAAGGCCTGTGGAAGGGCCGGCCGGTCATAGGCGGGGATACCGGTGGTATCCGGCTTCAGGTCATCAACTACCATACCGGCTTTCTGGTGCGTACTCCACAGGGGGCGGCCCTGCGCATCCGGTATCTTCTGCATCGTAGAGACCGTATGCAGGAAATGGGGGACAAGGCCAGGGAGTTCGTGCGGGAAAACTTTTTACTCACCCGGCATCTGCGGGAATACCTGACCCTTATGGTGGGACTGGAAAACGGTGCTGGATATCGAATTGAGCTTGGATGA